In Polaribacter sp. Hel_I_88, the following proteins share a genomic window:
- a CDS encoding TolC family protein produces the protein MKNLIFTLISFLAFGFSNAQELNVLIEQALKNNPAIQKFELQYNIASEKVNEVNTLPNTEFGVGYFVSEPETRTGAQRFRISVKQMLPWFGTITSRENYVSSMAVVKYEDIVIAKRKLITSVSQSYYNLYENKAKQNVLKENIKLLQTYETLALTSVEVNKASMVDVLRLQMRQNEMEQLLAILNQQYLAEQTTFNKLLNRDKSIFINVVGDLNFPAENFDTKANNLSVHPELLKYDRLYQSIEKSELLNQKESAPMIGFGLDYINVTERPNISFSDNGKDILMPMVTLSIPIFNNSYKSKTKQNSLQQEEVLAQKQERKNKLETFLDKAKNERISARISYKTQTKNLKQAKNAEEILIKNYETGTIDFNDVLDIQELQLKFEMNQIESIKSYFVQTTIINYLTN, from the coding sequence ATGAAAAATTTAATTTTTACACTCATAAGTTTTTTAGCTTTTGGTTTTTCAAATGCACAAGAATTAAATGTACTTATTGAGCAAGCTCTAAAAAATAACCCAGCAATTCAAAAATTTGAATTGCAATATAATATTGCTTCAGAAAAAGTGAATGAAGTAAATACATTGCCAAATACTGAATTTGGTGTTGGGTATTTTGTAAGCGAACCAGAAACCAGAACTGGTGCACAACGTTTTAGAATTTCTGTGAAACAAATGTTGCCTTGGTTTGGTACAATTACTTCCAGAGAAAACTATGTTTCTTCTATGGCAGTGGTTAAATATGAAGATATTGTTATTGCCAAACGAAAATTAATTACTTCAGTTTCCCAATCATATTATAATTTGTATGAAAATAAAGCAAAGCAAAATGTTTTAAAAGAAAATATAAAACTACTTCAAACTTATGAAACATTAGCATTAACATCTGTTGAAGTTAATAAGGCATCTATGGTAGATGTATTGCGTTTGCAAATGCGCCAAAATGAAATGGAGCAATTATTGGCAATTTTAAATCAACAGTATTTAGCAGAACAAACTACTTTCAATAAGTTATTGAATCGTGATAAATCAATTTTTATAAATGTTGTGGGTGATTTGAATTTTCCTGCAGAAAATTTTGATACCAAAGCTAATAATTTATCAGTTCATCCAGAATTATTAAAGTACGATAGATTGTATCAATCTATAGAAAAATCAGAATTATTAAATCAGAAAGAAAGCGCTCCAATGATTGGTTTTGGTTTAGATTATATAAATGTTACAGAACGTCCAAATATTAGTTTTAGTGATAATGGTAAAGATATTTTGATGCCAATGGTAACCCTTTCTATTCCTATATTTAATAATAGTTATAAATCAAAAACCAAACAAAACAGCTTACAACAAGAAGAAGTTTTAGCACAGAAGCAAGAACGAAAAAATAAATTAGAAACGTTTTTAGATAAAGCAAAAAACGAACGCATTTCTGCAAGAATTAGTTATAAAACACAAACTAAAAATCTGAAACAAGCTAAAAATGCAGAAGAAATTCTAATTAAAAACTACGAAACTGGT